Proteins encoded within one genomic window of Gambusia affinis linkage group LG09, SWU_Gaff_1.0, whole genome shotgun sequence:
- the LOC122836945 gene encoding protein starmaker-like isoform X2, whose translation MKALKVDAPQTFPTEGSSAYSRDRSSCYPHQESSWLTQAGMPPGFLQTPFQSQSPSPFPPPSSPYPHPPLLQHLTYPSDHRQLWVRSEAVGRPPERYSHPCSDGIAVGSAGQLHTHDPPASSVSRIVERETETSAADSKRVRGGGGGRCLSSELDIKPVRLSSGHVESSESGRDSSLTSREKKKREKKGRTEASSSESERSGSQRVSSQISVFQPSLIRTSRTSSEVVAASCAVALDSETNCSSVEGSTTSRRSERGQGVNTGSPPSEKEAEELSRSEEEEQTDSLSEQTRSPTQDNKSGSCRGDDDLAKSQNSDDEEVYSSEQSVAEEKDEEERKKNQSCGDEETEKEVKSKEGGDVEEDDEESNDEVPSNRNQKEDKDVEEDKDQSEKLENEDRDDREKDSDSSQDEDEEEREGSERIEEEEEESSEEEDQPRSEEAGDSEDSIICPQENRSKQMKNIPEEAAEDEGEGSDTRSSDNKSKEPSDEEDIENLLAPQKPINKKQNAVKTKEKPKATCLNLGIFQVTEDRAKTGHKSDSDESDHFYD comes from the exons ATGAAGGCTCTAAAAGTTGATGCTCCTCAAACGTTTCCCACCGAAGGAAGCTCTGCTTATAGCCGAGATCGTTCCTCCTGTTATCCCCATCAGGAGTCTTCCTGGTTAACCCAAGCTGGGATGCCTCCAGGGTTCCTCCAAACACCTTTTCAATCCCAGAGTCCTTCACCTTTCCCTCCACCCAGCTCCCCATATCCTCACCCGCCTCTGCTGCAACACCTCACCTACCCATCAGATCACCGTCAGCTGTGGGTCAGATCTGAAGCTGTCGGCCGCCCTCCTGAACGCTACAGTCACCCCTGCTCTGATGGGATCGCTGTGGGATCTGCAGGTCAGCTCCACACCCATGACCCGCCAGCGTCGAGTGTTTCTCGAATTGTAGAGCGAGAAACTGAGACGAGCGCAGCAGATTCAAAGAGGGTGAGAGGTGGTGGAGGCGGAAGGTGTTTGTCCTCTGAGCTCGACATTAAACCAG TCCGTCTCTCTAGTGGACACGTGGAAAGCAGTGAGAGCGGCAGAGATTCCAGTTTGaccagcagagagaagaagaaaagagagaagaaaggaagaacagAGGCTTCGTCCTCAGAGTCAGAAAGATCTGGTTCTCAGAG GGTTAGCTCTCAGATCTCCGTTTTTCAACCATCTCTTATCAGGACATCCAGGACCTCCAGTGAGGTTGTCGCTGCCTCCTGCGCCGTCGCCCTGGACTCAGAAACAAACTGCTCCTCTGTGGAAGGAAGCACAACAAGCAGGAGGTCAGAGCGAGGCCAGGGGGTCAACACTGGGTCACCACCGTCtgagaaggaggcagaggagcttagcaggagtgaggaagaggagcagactGATAGCTTGAGTGAACAAACGAGAAGTCCAACTCAAGACAATAAATCAGGAAGCTGTAGAGGAGATGATGATCTagcaaaaagtcaaaatagtGATGATGAGGAAGTTTACAGCTCCGAGCAAAGCGTCGCAGAAGAAAAggatgaagaagaaagaaagaaaaaccaaagcTGTGGAGATGAAGAGACTGAGAAGGAGGTGAAAAGTAAAGAGGGCGGTGATGTTGAGGAAGACGATGAGGAGAGCAACGATGAGGTTCCTTCAAATAGGAATCAAAAGGAGGATAAGGATGTGGAAGAAGACAAAGATCAGTCAGAAAAACTGGAGAATGAAGACAGAGATGACAGGGAGAAGGATTCTGACTCCTCacaggatgaagatgaggaagagagagaaggtAGTGAGAGGatagaagaggaggaggaggagtcaaGCGAAGAGGAAGACCAACCCAGGAGTGAAGAAGCAGGAGACTCTGAGGACAGCATCATCTGTCCGCAGGAAAACAG GTCCAAACAGATGAAGAACATTCCAGAGGAAGCAGCTGAAGACGAGGGAGAGGGGAGCGACACTCGGTCCTCAGACAATAAGTCAAAAGAACCAAGTGATGAAGAAGACATTGAGAATCTTCTGGCACCTCAAAAGCCAATAAACAAAAA acaaaatgcTGTGAAAACCAAAGAGAAGCCCAAAG cCACATGTCTCAACTTGGGCATCTTTCAAGTGACGGAGGACAGAGCGAAGACGGGCCATAAAAGCGACTCGGACGAGTCTGATCACTTTTATGACTAA
- the LOC122836945 gene encoding protein starmaker-like isoform X1 encodes MAAPGENLLSVERLTSMDQNTFTKQRELFIKKSRGMQLQQRLQELKERERRAQQHNRQLLLQFERAQETLKEMLACNAAMKTIRMEYERYLEEKLPCWQQQLQEKTEASHKKRMEDCLKSYLQQSKDQVSTATLDEPLISQDPSMKALKVDAPQTFPTEGSSAYSRDRSSCYPHQESSWLTQAGMPPGFLQTPFQSQSPSPFPPPSSPYPHPPLLQHLTYPSDHRQLWVRSEAVGRPPERYSHPCSDGIAVGSAGQLHTHDPPASSVSRIVERETETSAADSKRVRGGGGGRCLSSELDIKPVRLSSGHVESSESGRDSSLTSREKKKREKKGRTEASSSESERSGSQRTSRTSSEVVAASCAVALDSETNCSSVEGSTTSRRSERGQGVNTGSPPSEKEAEELSRSEEEEQTDSLSEQTRSPTQDNKSGSCRGDDDLAKSQNSDDEEVYSSEQSVAEEKDEEERKKNQSCGDEETEKEVKSKEGGDVEEDDEESNDEVPSNRNQKEDKDVEEDKDQSEKLENEDRDDREKDSDSSQDEDEEEREGSERIEEEEEESSEEEDQPRSEEAGDSEDSIICPQENRSKQMKNIPEEAAEDEGEGSDTRSSDNKSKEPSDEEDIENLLAPQKPINKKQNAVKTKEKPKATCLNLGIFQVTEDRAKTGHKSDSDESDHFYD; translated from the exons CAGAGGGATGCAACTTCAGCAGCgtctgcaggagctgaaggAGAGAGAGCGCAGAGCCCAGCAGCACAACAGGCAGCTTCTCCTGCAGTTTGAGAGAGCCCAGGAGACACTGAAGGAGATGCTGGCCTGCAACGCTGCCATGAAAACTATACGG atggAGTACGAGCGGTACCTGGAGGAAAAACTCCCCtgctggcagcagcagcttcaggagAAAACTGAGGCCTCTCACAAGAAG AGAATGGAAGATTGTTTGAAGTCTTATCTACAGCAAAGTAAAGATCAAGTCTCAACAGCAACACTTGATGAGCCTCTGATTTCAcaag ATCCTTCCATGAAGGCTCTAAAAGTTGATGCTCCTCAAACGTTTCCCACCGAAGGAAGCTCTGCTTATAGCCGAGATCGTTCCTCCTGTTATCCCCATCAGGAGTCTTCCTGGTTAACCCAAGCTGGGATGCCTCCAGGGTTCCTCCAAACACCTTTTCAATCCCAGAGTCCTTCACCTTTCCCTCCACCCAGCTCCCCATATCCTCACCCGCCTCTGCTGCAACACCTCACCTACCCATCAGATCACCGTCAGCTGTGGGTCAGATCTGAAGCTGTCGGCCGCCCTCCTGAACGCTACAGTCACCCCTGCTCTGATGGGATCGCTGTGGGATCTGCAGGTCAGCTCCACACCCATGACCCGCCAGCGTCGAGTGTTTCTCGAATTGTAGAGCGAGAAACTGAGACGAGCGCAGCAGATTCAAAGAGGGTGAGAGGTGGTGGAGGCGGAAGGTGTTTGTCCTCTGAGCTCGACATTAAACCAG TCCGTCTCTCTAGTGGACACGTGGAAAGCAGTGAGAGCGGCAGAGATTCCAGTTTGaccagcagagagaagaagaaaagagagaagaaaggaagaacagAGGCTTCGTCCTCAGAGTCAGAAAGATCTGGTTCTCAGAG GACATCCAGGACCTCCAGTGAGGTTGTCGCTGCCTCCTGCGCCGTCGCCCTGGACTCAGAAACAAACTGCTCCTCTGTGGAAGGAAGCACAACAAGCAGGAGGTCAGAGCGAGGCCAGGGGGTCAACACTGGGTCACCACCGTCtgagaaggaggcagaggagcttagcaggagtgaggaagaggagcagactGATAGCTTGAGTGAACAAACGAGAAGTCCAACTCAAGACAATAAATCAGGAAGCTGTAGAGGAGATGATGATCTagcaaaaagtcaaaatagtGATGATGAGGAAGTTTACAGCTCCGAGCAAAGCGTCGCAGAAGAAAAggatgaagaagaaagaaagaaaaaccaaagcTGTGGAGATGAAGAGACTGAGAAGGAGGTGAAAAGTAAAGAGGGCGGTGATGTTGAGGAAGACGATGAGGAGAGCAACGATGAGGTTCCTTCAAATAGGAATCAAAAGGAGGATAAGGATGTGGAAGAAGACAAAGATCAGTCAGAAAAACTGGAGAATGAAGACAGAGATGACAGGGAGAAGGATTCTGACTCCTCacaggatgaagatgaggaagagagagaaggtAGTGAGAGGatagaagaggaggaggaggagtcaaGCGAAGAGGAAGACCAACCCAGGAGTGAAGAAGCAGGAGACTCTGAGGACAGCATCATCTGTCCGCAGGAAAACAG GTCCAAACAGATGAAGAACATTCCAGAGGAAGCAGCTGAAGACGAGGGAGAGGGGAGCGACACTCGGTCCTCAGACAATAAGTCAAAAGAACCAAGTGATGAAGAAGACATTGAGAATCTTCTGGCACCTCAAAAGCCAATAAACAAAAA acaaaatgcTGTGAAAACCAAAGAGAAGCCCAAAG cCACATGTCTCAACTTGGGCATCTTTCAAGTGACGGAGGACAGAGCGAAGACGGGCCATAAAAGCGACTCGGACGAGTCTGATCACTTTTATGACTAA